From the genome of Candidatus Binatia bacterium:
ACGGCCGCGAACGATGCCGGGGGGCATTGTTCGCGCCGCAGCGGGCCGCGCCGCACCGATTCGCGGCGGCGGGGCCCGCCGCGAACGCCGAGGACAAATCGCAACACCCGGTGGGCATTCCAATGCGCGGACAACTACGTGCGTAGTTTTCCTTTCTTACGAACCGGCACATTCGGCGCTATTCATGGTGGGTAACCGCGATGCGTTGGAACTGCCGGACGACACCGATTCGTCCGCTCCCAGGATCGCATTCCGCGGCCGATGACAGTCACGACAACGAAAACCGACGACATCGAAAGGAGAACTGCGATGAACTGGGATCAGATCGAAGGCAAATGGAAGGAACTGACGGGCGGCTTGAAAGAACACTGGGGCAAGCTCACGGATGACGAGCTGCAACTGATCGGCGGAAAACGCGAGAAGCTCGCCGGGCTGCTCCAGCAGAAGTACGGCATCGCCAAAGAAGCGGCCGAGGCACAGATCGCGAAGTTCGAAAAGAGTCTCGACAACCTGAAGCACGGAGCATCATGAAGACGTTCCATCTATCTGCGCTCGCGCTCGCGGCCATCGCGGCTGCCGGCGCGATTCTGCCGGTCGCGGCATCCAACGCCCAGGTGCATGTCGAGGTCGGAATCTCACTGCCAACCCTCGCGTTTGCCGCCCCGCCGCAGCTCGTTGTCCTGCCCGACACCTACGTCTATGCGGTCCCCGACCTGGCCGAAGACCTCTATTTCGTCGATGGCTGGTGGTGGCGGCCGTGGCAGGGCCACTGGTACCGGTCCCACTACTACGACCGTGGATGGGACGCCTACTCGAGCGTCCCCGCGTTCTATGGAGGCGTGCCTCACGACTGGAGAGACAGTTACCGGAGCCACCAGTGGCGCGGACAGCCGTGGAACTACGAGCGCATGCCGTACTCCCATGTCGAGCAGAACTGGAACAGCTGGAAGAGCACCAGGTACTGGGACAGCCATCGGACTTGGGGTAGCCAGCAGGATGCGCAGTCACAACGCCATGGCGAGGAGCACGGTATGCAGATGCAACACCCGGGTCACGGTTCACCGGCCTATCCCTCACAGCACCACGAGCAGAGGTCCGAGACGGTGCAGTCGGAACAGCACCGCAATCAGACCCGCGCTGCGCAGCCGCAACACCATGAGCAACAGGCTCCTGCAGGGCATTCGCAACAACGATCTCCGGCCGCACAGCCGCAGCACCACCAGCAGCCGCAGCACGCGCAGCAGCACCGGTCCGAACAGCCCTATCGACACGGGCACGAGTCTGAGGGTCACTCGCAGCCAGCACATGAGTCCGGCGGCGGTGGGCGACCGAACGGGTCAGGCAACAGCGGTGAGCACTGATACAGTACGGTCGAAGTGCGATCGGCGCCCTACTCGATTCGAGTCCGGCAGGGCGTCGATCGCCGCACCCGTCAACAAAGGTCCGATCGCTTCCGATATTCGCTCTGAACGCGCCGCGTCCGTCAACTGAGCGCGAGACCAGGCCGAGTCCACGTTCAGCCGACGGGTTGTGCACCCTTGGCGCTCAGTACCACGCGCACAAGTTGCGCGGCCGACGTCACGTCGAGTTTCGAGAGTATCCGGCGCCGGTGGCCTTCGACTGTCCTGACGCTGATTCCCAGATCCGACGCGACCTCCTTCGAGGTTTCGCCTGCCACGAGAAGCGTCATCACGTCGCGCTCGCGCGGAGTCAGCGATGCCAGGCGCTCCACGGTATCCAGGGTGCCGGCCGCCGAAGCGCGGGCGGCCTGGTCCCGTTCGATGGCAGCCTGAATCCTCTCGAGAAGCACGGCGGGCGGAGGAGGTTTCTGTAGAAAGTCGAATGCCCCTGCTTTTAGCGCCCGCACGGACATGGGAACGTCCCCGTGCCCGGTCAGAACAATCACCGGCAGCTGCACGTTACGCCGATGGAGCTCGTCCTGAAGGTCGAGCCCGCTTCCTTCTTTCAGTCGAACGTCGAGGACCAGGCATCCCGGACGATCCGGGTCGTAGGAATCGAGGAATTCGCGGCTGGAAGCGAAGGTTTCGACCGGCAGGGGAACCGACGTCATTAACTCGCGAAGCGATTTGCGCACGGCGGCGTCGTCGTCGACCACGAAAACAGTTGCAACTGCCGCGTCCGTCATCACATCGGCGCCTGGAGCGGAGCTTCCGGCTGGCTCAGCGGTATTGAGAAACGCACGATCACCCCTGATCCGTCCGTCGGAGATTCCACCCAGATACGGCCGCGATGGGATTCGAGGAAGGAACGGCTGAGCGCCAGTCCCATTCCGAGTCCCTTCGCCTTGGTCGTGAAGAACGGCTCGAACATTCCTTCGGCCGCATCTTCGGTGATGCCCGTGCCGGTGTCCCGAACACTGACCTCCGCTGCCGAACCGACTCGGCGGGTACTCAGCTCGATTTCGCGCCGGGAGCTGCCCGATTGCTCGATACTGTCCATCGCGTTCTGGATCAGGTTCACCACGACCTGCTCGATCTGGATCCTGTCGGCGTGGACGCGAAGTTCATCCGACGTGAACTCGACGCGAAGACAGATCTGCGACCGCTCCATATCGCGCAACAAAAGGTGGGGCACGCGGGCGATGATCTCGCCCAGATCCACGGGCTCGTGTTGCGGTTCCGCCTTTTCGACAAAGCTGCGCAGGTGGGCGACGATACCTGCGGCACGCATCGCCTCGCCGGCAAGGTCGGCGAGAAGCTCGAGCAGCTTCGGGGCATCGATGGTCCCCGCGAGCACGTGACGGCGGCAGGCCTCCACCACGTTCGAGATCGACGACAGCGGCTGGTTGAGCTCGTGCGCAAGCCCGGTCGCAAGCTCGCCGACGGTGCTTACCCGCAGCGCGTTCGTGAGCTCGAGCTGTCGTTCCCGGACTTGCTCCGCTTCGCGGTGGGCCGTTTCATTCTCGTGCAGAAGTTGTGCGGTGCGCCGACGCTCCGTGACATCGTCGAGGGACACCAGGATCAGATCCGACTTGCCCCTGCCGCGATGCAGCGTTCGCGCGTTCAGGACCAGCGTGAGCGAGCCCAGGCTCACCGACTGGTAGGTAACTTCGAAGCCGTCGAGCGAGCTGCCAGTCT
Proteins encoded in this window:
- a CDS encoding CsbD family protein is translated as MNWDQIEGKWKELTGGLKEHWGKLTDDELQLIGGKREKLAGLLQQKYGIAKEAAEAQIAKFEKSLDNLKHGAS
- a CDS encoding PAS domain-containing protein; translated protein: MVRLAVPSSATRVPPSQKVAGHGSGEIGTLTDDLDNLLLSSKIAMLQVDRQKCIRRFTPAATALFSLLPSDIGRPLRDLSQKFTDVTFFPDIRMVLDGGDASRTEVQSEEGHWYVRQTLPYLLRDGVVEGAVITFSDVAADALQEARFYAEAIVNSVREPLLVVDGELRVHSVNQPFSELFHVSREEVIGRALHELDAGVWDRTDLPLLLRGVLETGSSLDGFEVTYQSVSLGSLTLVLNARTLHRGRGKSDLILVSLDDVTERRRTAQLLHENETAHREAEQVRERQLELTNALRVSTVGELATGLAHELNQPLSSISNVVEACRRHVLAGTIDAPKLLELLADLAGEAMRAAGIVAHLRSFVEKAEPQHEPVDLGEIIARVPHLLLRDMERSQICLRVEFTSDELRVHADRIQIEQVVVNLIQNAMDSIEQSGSSRREIELSTRRVGSAAEVSVRDTGTGITEDAAEGMFEPFFTTKAKGLGMGLALSRSFLESHRGRIWVESPTDGSGVIVRFSIPLSQPEAPLQAPM
- a CDS encoding response regulator, with the translated sequence MTDAAVATVFVVDDDAAVRKSLRELMTSVPLPVETFASSREFLDSYDPDRPGCLVLDVRLKEGSGLDLQDELHRRNVQLPVIVLTGHGDVPMSVRALKAGAFDFLQKPPPPAVLLERIQAAIERDQAARASAAGTLDTVERLASLTPRERDVMTLLVAGETSKEVASDLGISVRTVEGHRRRILSKLDVTSAAQLVRVVLSAKGAQPVG